The nucleotide sequence TAGTCACTctaagtcaggggtaggcaacctaaggcccgtgggccggatgtggcccaatcgccttctcaatccggcccacggacggtctgggaatcagcgtgtttttgcatgagtagaatgtgtccttttatttaaaatgcctctctgggttatttgtggggctgcctggtgtttttgcatgagtagaatgtgtgcttttatttaaaatacatctctgggctatttgtggggcataggaattcattcaccccccccccatatatagtctggccccccacatggtctgagggatgggaCCAGCCCacgctgaaaaaggttgctgacccctgctctaagtagACGTTTTCTCGCTTCTCTTTTCCAGTTCTGCAGAGAACCAGCAAGTAACTTGAAACCGAATTAAAAGGGGCCAGGGGCTTTGGGGAAGTGATCTGTATCTGAGGGTGTGCAAACTTGGCTGTGGATGTCACTGTGTTTTACAAGGCTTCCTTTAGCAGGAATATCTGCCCCCTAATGCTCTTAACTCCCTCCCAGAACATTTCTATGAACCCCCACCTCTAACCTGTGAAGCTTTTCTTAATTGAAGCATTTCATTTTAATCTCTTCCTGAGTTTTGTAATTTGAGTATAGTCTTACCATCTTCTTTAGACTCTGCTACAATGAGTCAAAAAAACAGTGCTTTGCATGCTTTATAAACCTGCAAAACCAGGTggcgctggagagcaaaaaaaaattctaagcgGTTTTTAcatagttttttttccttttgttataacgatttaatttctgacttatttatagcattttttccgtgtgtgtagatccaccccttgtctcctccttttctttaacAATTGCTGCACTTCTGAAATTTAGATTGTAAACTTCTAGGGGCAGTGATCTGCCTTTTTGCATCACTTGTCCTAGTTCTTAGTGGTTCTGGTTTAGGTTTGGGTTACTCGTGACAATTTAAGGTGGAGAcatttatttaacttattttaCTTTGTTACTCCACAGCAGTTAACAACACCAAAAGAAACGGGACACATCAGAAAACACTCAGCACAACAGAAGTCCTCATTCTGTTGTGCTGAGTGTTTTCTGATGTCTCCTGTTTCTTTTGGTGTGTTAACTGCTGTGGAGGCAAAGTGTGGTATTTGAATGAAGAAACGGAATGGAGAATTATTAACTAAATTATCTCTCCTTTATCggatagttctctctctctctctcattggcaCCTGGCCTTAAACACTCAAGGCATTCAACACTTGCCACCAGGCTGTACCTCAATGGAAAGTGTTTGGAGGACAGGAGAGGGGAATCAGATAATTCCTTGGCAGTGCTTGAACAGCACATTGGACCCTCCGAAAGCTCTGCAAGTGAAGGCAAGAAGGAGAGATTGTTAGAGCATTTAATGCTAAATAGAAattgctggtgggtgggtgggggcgagaaaagaatggaaagagaaggaattTCTAGGACAAAGAGAGGGAAAGATGGATGTCTGGAGGGGACCAGCAGGGAGTGGTAATGAGTATACTACTTTCTGATatgcccccatggcagccattttgtgactcaTACCAGCAGCACCTTATCAAATTCCACATATGCCCACACTCTAAAGAATTTGGCAACCTGGACCCATGCTATTAACATATATACTCGACACACCACATCAGTGGAAAATTGAGgctgctgggaggtcaggtgGGTGGAACAGCTCATGGCACCATCCACTCAGgggattgtttgtttatttaaaataatttacatactgcttttcatttgacacccatggttgtgtgtgtgttttttttaactgaaataaAATAACTACTATCCCAAAAAAGTATAACCGTAAAGCATCACATGTCCAAGGTCATTAAAAGCTGGCGTCAGTGGTCAGGATATGCTCATATCAACAGATACGCTTTTAGTAAATGAGATTATTGCAAAGAGTAGGTGCCACCAGTTTCCTTGTCACGAGATAAAGAGTTTTGGAGGTAGCAGCAGGGCTAAAGGCGTCCTATGAAAATCTTAGCTTATTGGGCAGTTctgtaatttatttataaaaacatttatatgccaTCCTCATACAATATCAGAGAGGTGTGTAGCAATATACAAACtttttatacagtggaacctctactcatgTACGGAACCCGTTTCGGGGTTCTGTTCGTGAGTCGATCCGGGTCGCTGGTGGAAGCACCGTTCTGCGTGTGCGCATTCGGCGGCAGCACCAGAAGCCACTTCTGCGCGTGCATGAATCGCAGCAAACCTGGTATTTACTTCCGGTTTGCCGCGGTCGCGAGTCAAATTGTTCGCGAGTAGGGGCGGTGGAAAGtcgaggttctactgtattttttttttaattaaaaaaacaattaaaagcagtgCAATCAATCACTAAAATGACTGGCTACTCAAGAAAATTTTATACAACTGCATAGACCTGTTGGCATAAAAATACCTTCAAGAGAGACACCTGAAATTCATAAGTGAGGATCTCTGTCAAATCTTTCCTATTCCACAAAATAAATGCCCAACTTTTGCTTGAGGCTGGTGAAGCCCCTGTAATACAGGGGGCAGCTAACAGGGCTCCTCTGGATGATCTCGGCGACACGAGGGTTCAGGTGCTCAGGGCTTTGCACATCATCACAAGAGCAGCCCGTGCAGATGTTTTAGCAGTGTTGTCACACGCTGTCAGTCATCTTCCTCCCGATCAGCTGTCTAGCTTCTGCATTCTctaccagctgaagcttctggaGCAAGCCGAAGGCCAGCCCTGCATGaagtacattgcagtaatccagtgtCAAGGTTACCAGGGCATGGACTGTACTGGCCGTTGTTATCCCTATCCTTGTATAGCCAGGGCCGGATtcagacctttagaggccctaagcacttaaaagacTTTGGTGCCCCAAAATATAAGCAACAATAGACCATTAAATAAAATCTtacttttcaaaaagaaacaaaaactacagtaagatggaaaataatgctTCCATCTATACTTCCACTTTTTCTAATTGCAAGGTCTTTGACCAGATCGTTGAAACTAATCTTACATAACATATGCTTCGTAGAGATAAGGCATGcagcctgccttgttgcatagttgttctACATATTAAAATCCCAACAAAGACATTGCAACTAGAAAAAGTAGGagattttttttgcttctgagtagaacaACATTGGAAGGCTTGTGGCAGAAGGaggtctctcacccccccccttcctatttcCCGGTAACAGTATCTGCTCCTCTATTGAGGAGGGCTGgctgatacctggttttcaatattgtgatatatcacctgctaaacattgcaatataccaatatatcatgaTGCTTTGAACCaagtgggaataataataataataataataataataataataataataataaattttatttataccccgcccttccccgccaaactgggctcaggacggctaacaccaataaaatcacaacaaaaacataaaacaattcattgaaatacagattaaaatacaatttacaatttaatttagactgcagcctcatttttaagtagcccaccaatcacaccaaaagaatgaaacatcagggttaaacagaaaccaacccaaaggccaggtggaacagctccgtcttgcagaccctgtggaaagatgccaaatcctgcagggccctggtctcttgtgatagacggttccaccaagtcggggccagtactgagaaggccctggccctagttgaagccaacctaacatccttgtggcttgggacctccaaaaagttattatttgaggaccttaaagtcctacccgggacataccaggagaggcggtcccttaggtacgagggtcctaagccgcatagggctttaaaggtcaaaaccagcaccttaaacctgaccctgtactccaccgggagccagtacAGCTgatagagcactggatgaatgtggtcccgcggcaaagaccccgtgaggagcctcgccgcggcattctgcacccgctggagtttctgggtcagcttcaggggcagccccgcgtagagcgagttacaataatcaagtccgGATTAATAATCAAGTCTGAATAAGCCACCTCTGAAGCACCTGACAATCAAACCTGCAAGCCGGGATCAAACCACTGCAGGGTGATTCACTGCGTCATTTGCAGTCGTCCTCTTCTCCAGGTGCAGTGCTCGTTCTCTGCCTGTTTAATTGTTAGCAAAGCCTTCTGACCCAGATCAGGCACAAAgatgaaaggagagagagagatgtgaactCGGAAGGTTTTTTTCAAATTCAGTTCAGGTGGAGCTTCTCTGCTCCTCAGGAACAGACCTTCCAAACTGTACCTCTGCCCAGCTGTCATAGCCTGGAATGAcatctgggggaaaaaaacccacacgATTTTTAGGCTGTTTGGTGGCTCCTTTGAGCAACtatattctttctgcagcacccctgtggggctcaacagcccagttatgtcaccccttgcctgctgagctggcagcctctcaccctttcttCGAACACCCTCCCTCGTGGAgggctccctcagcctcctctcctctcccctctccttgggagtcctctggggggcagccgctgctgctgcccatgGTCCTTGaactgcctcagctcctggcaaccagccccCCTGGCCCAGCCCCAGAGGCATCATTCATCTGggaagcttgtagccagggctgctgtatCGAAGAGCCTGTGCAAGCCTTTAGGAGTCAGAGAAgggagagggcatcagaggagggagggaaggaaagagggacaggggTCAGTGTCCCTGACACAGCACATGTTCAAAAAAGCCATTTCCGTTCTGGGTTTTTCCACCAGCCCAATTAATTACTGCATGGATCCTGAAGGCTGCTTTGTCCTCAGCAAAAGCTCAGCGAAGGAACTTAACTGGGTGTGGGTGCCTGTCTGCTGCTGCAAGTATCCCGGTAAAGCTTGTATCCCTCTCTTGGCGTTGCTACAGTTGGCAGAGTAGCATTTTTCTTGCTGTTTATTGTTTGTTAGGGACAGGAaatcaggttaagagctttgcagTTTACAAGGCTAGGAAATAGCCTTCtgtgtctgtttgaatccaaggatgcagctatgggaaaacaaaaaccctttGTGGTGTTAATGCTGGGAAACAGTCCACTATTGGCTCCGGCTGTATctctgtgtaaataaaccatatatcgtaaaaggcaccacagtctccgctgtgcgtcatttccaaaaggaaacatggactTTGGATGAGGGTTTGGAACCCCTGGAAGCGTTTGGGGGTAGCATCGTGCAacagtatgttttattttttcctcagCTGAAGGTGCTGTCAGAGGGGAATTGATCTCTTTTGCCTGGGCTCTTGGCGCTGGACAGCAATGAGAGAGGAGAAATGATAATCCATGAAGCTGATGCTGTAGAGAGACACAGCCTGAGAGCGTCTGAAGAGACAGAAGCTGCCCATAGAGGCAAGAAAACCCATGACTTGCGAACACCTTTTCCCAGCATAAGAAAGGCAGGTAAGTTGAAAAAGCTACAGAGCCTCCTTGACAGCTGCTTGTGGTGTGTATGGGTGCATGTGTGTAGCCTGTGAGGTAGCTGTGTTTTCCCCTGGGAAttggggcagggatggggagcctcttgccctccagatgttgctgaactaaaagcCCCACTATTCCTGCCCCTGTTGATTATGtagtctggggctgatgagagttggaggccaccaacatctggagggccaccagttctcCATGCCTAGTTTAGAAACCTGTTGGCATTTGttacagtgtgtgagagagagagagagagagagagagagagagagagatgtttataTGCTGCATTAATCAGTTTGGAGTATCTGACATATCCATATTCCTGATTTCCAATCATTGACCACACCCTCTAAAAATATATGATTATctctttttagtttattgctgaaaaattatatactgctttatattgtaACAAAACATCTCAGCAATgagaacagttaaaaacaagtcGTAAAAAacatttaatttccttttaaatgtattgtttttaaatgttttcattgGTAATGTGACTTTCTTGTAAGCTGTTTAGAGGTTTTGCACATTGTCCTTGGAGGTCTGGCTGAGCAAGAGTCATGTGGAAATTTCTGCAATCGGCACACTGGCGTGGTTTTCTGCAGAGCTTTGGCCACATTCTTGCAGATCCTATTAGGATTTGTTTAATTGAAGTGAGCCTGTTTTCCTGATGTATTTATATACAGCTGCTGGAATGTATAAACTTGAGGTATACAAGCCTTTCCTGTTTGGAGGATTATCCTTATTAAGCCCTGCAAAAATTTAGCCAAAAGATTGCTTCAATCTCTCTGCTTTGGAGCAAAATCAAATTTTGAAACCTAGTATCTTTTGCATCAGTAGCTGAGGATTAGCATTATATATACAGCATGTTAAAGGTTTTCTGTTGCATGGCCCTCTGTCACCCCAgattcccatttttatttttatttttgcaacccTATTAATACAAGCACCAGGCCACTCATTTGCATCTTTGCATTTCATTAGCTCttctgaagtggggggggggactaccaGAATGACAGTATTCAGAGAGCCTTTTAAAAAGTTactgggaaccagacagagggccttcttggtagtggtgtccgccctgtggaataccctcccatcagacatcaaggagataaacagctatctgacttagaagacatctgaaggcagccctatttagggaagtttttttatgttggatgttttgctgtgtttttaatattctgttgggaaccgcccagagtgacAGAGGCAACCAGTCAGGTAGGCGGCATATAAATCAAAAAttataacagtaacaacaaccacaactattgttattattaataataatttgcatcTCAGGACTTATCTACACTTTCTCTTGGCCAGCTGCTTCCCTGGGtaaactgctctttagcgctcaggTCAGAGCAAATAGCAGTTCAAACATTTGTTTCAAGCAGCTTAGAAATACAGAGGGGTGCCTGAAGAATAGTGAGATTAAAAGTCCCCTTGACTCCTTGCTTGGCTTGGAATAGGTTGCTTTTGTTCCCTCCATGCCCAGCATAGAAACACAAGCAGTTGGCTAAAGGGCGAATGGAGGGCTCCATCTGGCAGTCATGGTGGTTCTATGCTGGggcccccctcctccccgcccGTCCTCTTCTCCCATGCCCAGTGTAGACGTGGTTAATGGATAGAGGAAGCCACCTGCCCCCATTCCAGCAGCTCAACAGCCCAGTTATCTGCACACAATTCTCTTTTCCCTAGAGCAACCAGATAAGTGGTTAAACAGAAGCCGAGTTTTATATAGCGAAGCCTTTGGTTACAAGGATATAAGACTTAAATAAATTGCTGCAACATGACGGCCAGAAAAGCAATTGACAATGGAGGGGAGTCCATATTCACTGCTGCCAAGTCACATGACCACAAAATGTCATCTTTGGCTactgcagcatctggagagcttTGGCTCTGCTTAGGATTCAAGTTCAGTTTCAAGCCTGTATGTCTGTGAACTTGAAAGGGTATGGTCAGTGCTTCGTAAGATCTCAGAAAACAGCCGAGGGCTGAGCTGGACTTCAGGGGTTGATAAATCTGTCTTTGCATCATTTCTGTCCATCCTGCCTCAAATATACTGAAAGGTTTGAAGGTGAGTCACATTGGAAAGGCCTTCTGCATATCCTCAGATAATTGAAGATGCATGTCAGTTCGGTAGATGGACTGTGGGGACCCAGTCCAAATTCTTCAGCTATAGATAaaagactgggcgtataagacgacccccaacttttccagttaaaatatagagttcgAGATATAcccgaccacagattctccacccggcgtataagatgacccccgacttttgagaagattttcctggattaaaaagtagtcttatacgccagaatatacagtaaatgtcttattttgttttccttcttgctACTCCTAGTAGAGATCAGTTcttgcccccaaaggatgaacccCAGAATCGCCTGCCGAGTTTAACATCTGCTTTGTGGATGAACTGGATGTGGCCGTCCATGAGGTGTAGCCTCCAAATCgtcctgtggggagggggaggggctgtCACTCATATTTCAGTAAGAACCTGACTGGGTCTCCAAAGGCTGCTGGCTAATGTGTTCCAACCCCAAATTAAAAGAATTCTTTGAGAATAATTTAGACAAAGGTACAGAAATACGTATGGTATGGGAGGCAAGTAAAGCATATACAGTAAGAGGTTACTTTATACAACATAACCCGTgacttaaaaaagagagacaggAGAAAATACAAAAAGGTTTTGTGTGAAATTagacaaaaagaaaagagctGGGACAATCgccaacaaatacaaatattaccTGGCAAATTAAGATGCTGCAGAGACAGTTAGCTATGCTTACAACGCAGGAGATAGAAACAAAATTGAAATATACCAACCCCAAATTCCTGAATGCCGAAAAGAAATAGATATTGCAATAATATCAACAGAGTTCTGGTATTAGCAACCCAGTTTGCCATGGAGGTTTtagtttattgtgtgtgtgtagtgtgtgtgtggatggggcTACATGTGAAACACCCCTTGTAGGTGAGATCTGTGTTCTTCTTACTTCTTCCCTAGCAATGGTAAATAAAGACccttatttgtgtgtgttaatttCATTTTAGGGGGTCACCCAAATTATTGCTGTAGAAGAATCGCGCCAAAGCGCACCATCTTAATTgaatctatcatcatcatcatccttctcctcctcttcctccccctcatTATTGTTCTTGCTGTCTGGAGAGGTGAGTTTTCGGCCCGTTTTCTTAGCGCTTTCTTCCAGGCCTGTCCCAGTCATGACCTCTGTCTGCCATCAGCACTTTGGCTTCTAATGGCCAGTTTGCACTAAGCAGCAGCAGTTAGGAAAACAGTGGACTTTGACGGAATCAGTATTATCCATGCTCTTGCCAATGGCTCTCTGGGACtttggccctgtttagggaagtttttaatgttttatgttttatcgtgtttttaatattctgttgggagtcgcccagagtggctgtggaaacccagccagatgggcagggtataagtaataaaaaaatattattattattattatattactttgGAGGCGATATTTCCCAGCTCTAACCGAAGAtgccggagattgaacctgggacgttctgcacgcaaagcagatgctcttgtcACTGAGCAACAAAGCTCCCCCAAGTTGTGCGattcttctactactacttctCATTCCACTCTCCCAAGAAGCATCTGAATCCAGGAGCCACAAGAGCCGCTTATTGATTCCTTCTTTGCCCTCTCCCCCCAGTCACAGGTTGAAATGGACAGGAACCAATGTTATGTGCAGATCACAGTTCAGAGCAGAACTTCCTCTCTCTTGCAGGTGGGGAATCCAACCAGACTTGCCCTGATGCGAATAACTCTGCTGTTTTGGGACCAGCATGCCCAGATGGCTGGGTTGGCTATGAAAGGAAGTGCTACTTTTtctcagaagaagaaagaaactggACTTCCGCCCAGAGCTTTTGCATTTCCCAGGGCTCTTCTCTGGCTGCGATTCAGAGTGAGCTGGAAAGGGTGAGACCAACAAATGTATAAATGTTTGTGAGAATTATCTCCTGCAAAGCGCTAAGGAAGAGCTATCCTTATGGAAACATAAAGAGAATCTGTGAGGTAACTTGGCTTTGTCAtaacttataaataaataaatttgtccagtagcacctcagagaccaactaagtgtgttcttggtataagctttcgtgtgcatgcacacttcttcagatacactgaaacagaagaagtgtgcatgcacacaaaaacttataccaagaacacacttagttggtctctgaggtgctactggacagttgttgtttttgactgcgtcagaccaacactgctacctacctgaatcttgatGCAAACAAATTATCCATCTTGCAGCCGTAATGGGGATTATAGTTCAACAAAATCTCAAGGCcgcaagttctccatccctgccataTACTCTTCCTTCAGCCACTTTCCTATCCTTTTCAGCAAAGCTTTCCTTCTGCTATCCAAGCCTCACTTTCTTTGCATCTCCAGTCTCACTGCCCACGTCTTGTTCTCCTCCCTCAAGTGGCATTATTTGAGGTGGAGGACTCATTTGGAGGCATTTTGTGTGTTTGCCACCAGGTGTTCATGCTCCGGTTCAAGGGCGAAGCTGACCATTGGATTGGCCTCCGGAAGGACTTCAATGACACCTGGATATGGGCAGATGGATCAGAATACAGTAACACGTGAGTCCTTGTCCTTCTCCAAATTAGGACTAAGTAGGAACCATGTGAGTCGATACGAAACCTGAATCTGTGACCAATAATCACTCCAGAATGTGAACTTCAAGGAATCAGAATTGCACTCAAAGCATAAACCTCTCAGTAACCTTCCTGATATGTCGGGGTTTCTCACCTCTGACTATTCACACAGAAACCATCCACACTGCAAACAAACTCCAGCTAATGTTCTTGAGCTACCTCtgttgtggagaaagtggatggggataatgatgatgatggtgatgataataataataaaaataaaatatttctttatttattatctGGCATGGTTTCCATATCCAATCTGGGTGGGTggctcccttgttgttgttcactcgtgTCCCCAtgggccaggcacgcctatctttcactgcctcccgcagtttggccaaactcatgctagtcgctttgagaacactgtccaaccatctcatcctctgtcgtccccttctccttgtgccctccatctttcccaacatcagggttttttccagggagtcttctcttctcatgaggtggccaaagtactggagcctcaacttcaggatctgtccttccagtgagcactcaggctgatttccttaagaatggataggtttgatcttcttgcagtccatgggactctcaagagtctcctccagcaccataattcaaaagcatcaattcttcggcgatcagtcttctttatggtctagctctcgcattactactgggaaaaccatagctttagctatacggacctttgtcggcaaggtgatgtctctgcttttaagatgctgtctaggtttgtcattgctttcctcccaagaagcaggcatctttaaatttcgtgactgttgtcaccatctgcagtgatcatgggcatagctccctacagaatattaaaacatcctATCTGAAAAAGGAGATTATGGAGCTGGAAAGTGTTTgtgaaagggcaaccaaaatgatgggggggggggatgggagcaggttttcctgtgaggaaaggttgcaacatttttAGGTTAGGGAGAAATCCAGTAGCAGGGGGCAGCCCAGCTGTGCATATATTGTGTAcaatgtggagaaagtggatagagaaaagtttctcttTAAGAGAGGTTTAGAGAAAAACATGGAGAATAAGACTGTCAGTAGTTCCTAGCTACATGGGCTATGTTCTCATGTCACTGTAGCTGGGAATGGCAGGTGTGGAGAATTGCTCTTGCACTCAcaggcctttggcctcatccaataataatattacttataccccacccatctgggcgggcctccccagctactctggacaGTTTgtagcagaacattaaaaacataataaaacattaaaaacttccctaaa is from Lacerta agilis isolate rLacAgi1 chromosome 2, rLacAgi1.pri, whole genome shotgun sequence and encodes:
- the LOC117042102 gene encoding C-type lectin domain family 2 member D-like, which translates into the protein MIIHEADAVERHSLRASEETEAAHRGKKTHDLRTPFPSIRKAGGHPNYCCRRIAPKRTILIESIIIIILLLLFLPLIIVLAVWRGGESNQTCPDANNSAVLGPACPDGWVGYERKCYFFSEEERNWTSAQSFCISQGSSLAAIQSELERVFMLRFKGEADHWIGLRKDFNDTWIWADGSEYSNTLVVKGSENCTSLSKEFVIASRCHIPTKWICNHPDAYVRNKNSTAGKVICQEEL